Proteins from a single region of Paenibacillus sp. BIHB 4019:
- a CDS encoding extracellular solute-binding protein encodes MISAYKKQLLLVLSLILVVGLLAACGKDNTGTGEGTNAGASTGNEYKEKYDPPVTLTTVWGVAPEVKYKNGETIENNVATKWAKEQFGIEIKSLWSVTDTNNALATKLRLAMSSGQDMPDVLVVGNNDPQLVADLVDSGYFREAGDLFDQYANDTWKKAMELDPNVWNPYMRDGKKMGIPVLDYAYNNDYLLWIRQDWLDKLNMKAPTTIAELETVMEAFKNNNPDGLAPDKVTPLSIGFKTKLSSWMGDPSWIFGAYGAMPEQWNVGTDGNLEYGSINAGMKQGLEKLSEWSKKGFIPKEAALWDENKTAEPAVAGTAGIIPGPYWMSGWPLVDTAKNVPTAKWTPIALPKGPDGKATSHGTPFSSAVILINKDIKHPEALFTYENWMFDNFANPAKGSPLEVGMFKGYDYDVDANGNTLYQDDIPGGYINIVRYFLVRDGARIPDAQMTALLALADGKEPETKLEKDIANSFGKQTPEAAKVLMSQKDVALMNMFTGPTTPTMKSKMDYLKKIELQTFNEIIYGTKPIDAFDTFVANWNKSGGEQITKEVNEWYASVK; translated from the coding sequence ATGATTAGCGCTTACAAAAAGCAGCTGCTGCTCGTACTAAGCCTCATTCTCGTTGTCGGCCTGCTCGCAGCATGCGGCAAGGACAACACAGGAACAGGCGAGGGCACGAACGCAGGAGCTTCAACAGGAAATGAATATAAAGAGAAATATGATCCGCCTGTTACATTGACGACCGTATGGGGTGTAGCTCCTGAGGTGAAATATAAAAATGGTGAAACGATCGAGAACAACGTAGCGACAAAATGGGCCAAGGAGCAATTCGGCATCGAGATTAAATCGCTGTGGTCGGTAACGGACACGAACAATGCGTTAGCTACAAAGCTGCGCCTGGCTATGTCCTCGGGACAGGATATGCCGGACGTGCTAGTTGTCGGCAATAACGATCCGCAGCTGGTAGCTGATTTGGTCGATTCCGGCTATTTCCGCGAAGCTGGCGACCTGTTTGACCAATACGCAAATGACACTTGGAAAAAAGCGATGGAGCTTGACCCTAACGTATGGAATCCATATATGCGCGATGGCAAAAAAATGGGCATCCCTGTATTGGATTACGCTTATAACAACGACTACCTGTTGTGGATTCGCCAAGATTGGCTGGACAAGCTGAATATGAAAGCTCCGACAACGATTGCCGAGCTGGAAACGGTGATGGAAGCTTTTAAAAACAACAATCCGGACGGATTAGCTCCAGATAAAGTAACGCCGCTTAGCATTGGCTTCAAAACGAAGCTGAGCAGTTGGATGGGCGACCCATCATGGATTTTCGGCGCTTACGGCGCGATGCCAGAGCAATGGAATGTCGGGACTGACGGAAACCTGGAATACGGCTCTATTAATGCAGGCATGAAGCAGGGCCTTGAGAAGCTTTCGGAATGGAGCAAAAAAGGCTTTATCCCTAAAGAAGCAGCTCTATGGGATGAGAACAAAACAGCTGAGCCAGCAGTTGCAGGAACAGCGGGCATTATTCCTGGACCATACTGGATGAGCGGCTGGCCGCTTGTCGATACGGCGAAAAACGTGCCAACGGCAAAATGGACGCCGATCGCGCTGCCAAAAGGTCCTGACGGCAAAGCGACAAGCCATGGCACGCCATTTTCCAGCGCTGTTATTTTGATCAACAAAGATATTAAGCATCCTGAGGCTTTGTTCACTTATGAGAACTGGATGTTTGACAACTTCGCAAACCCTGCGAAGGGCAGCCCGCTTGAGGTTGGCATGTTCAAAGGTTATGACTATGATGTTGATGCCAATGGCAACACGCTTTATCAAGATGATATCCCTGGAGGCTATATCAACATTGTTCGTTATTTCCTCGTTCGCGATGGCGCCCGTATTCCAGATGCGCAAATGACAGCTCTGCTGGCGCTGGCAGATGGCAAGGAGCCGGAGACGAAGCTGGAGAAAGACATTGCCAACAGCTTTGGCAAACAAACGCCAGAAGCGGCGAAGGTGCTCATGTCCCAGAAGGATGTTGCGCTTATGAACATGTTCACGGGCCCTACAACGCCGACGATGAAGTCGAAAATGGATTACTTGAAAAAAATCGAGCTTCAAACGTTTAACGAAATTATTTACGGCACGAAGCCGATTGATGCCTTCGATACATTCGTTGCCAACTGGAATAAATCCGGCGGCGAGCAAATTACGAAGGAAGTAAATGAATGGTATGCATCTGTAAAATAG
- a CDS encoding carbohydrate ABC transporter permease produces MYHKTLSYRIFSILNNTGLLFISLLCIIPLVHVLAISFSAKSAADANIVNLWPVDFTLEAYRKTIDNPIFLNSIWISIMRTSIGTALTLLLAFMAAYPLSRESTSFKARSYYSWIFVFAMVFNGGLVPFYMMIQNLNLMGSFWALVLPGAVNIYLTILMMNFFRGIPKELEEAAMIDGAGHFRVLFTIFLPVSKPAIATLSLFSIVFHWNSWFDGLLYTEGVHQYPLATFLQTVIISRDMSSMSLDPVSLALISQKTVSAAQIFIGALPVLIIYPFLQKFFVKGLVVGSVKE; encoded by the coding sequence ATGTACCACAAAACACTGTCATACCGCATATTTTCTATACTCAATAATACAGGGCTGCTGTTTATCTCGCTCCTGTGCATTATCCCGCTTGTTCATGTATTGGCGATTTCGTTCAGCGCAAAGTCGGCGGCTGATGCCAATATCGTTAATTTGTGGCCGGTAGATTTCACTTTGGAGGCTTATCGCAAAACGATCGACAACCCGATCTTTCTAAACTCGATCTGGATATCTATCATGCGGACGTCCATTGGCACGGCGCTTACGCTGCTGCTGGCGTTTATGGCAGCCTACCCGCTTTCCAGAGAAAGCACAAGCTTCAAGGCACGTTCCTACTACTCCTGGATTTTCGTCTTCGCGATGGTCTTTAACGGGGGGCTTGTTCCCTTCTATATGATGATCCAGAATTTGAACCTGATGGGCTCCTTCTGGGCACTGGTACTTCCCGGAGCGGTTAATATTTATTTAACGATCCTGATGATGAACTTCTTCCGGGGCATTCCGAAGGAGCTGGAGGAAGCGGCTATGATTGATGGAGCGGGCCACTTCCGGGTACTGTTCACGATATTTCTGCCGGTATCCAAGCCAGCTATTGCAACACTCAGCCTATTCAGCATCGTATTCCATTGGAATTCGTGGTTTGACGGCCTGCTGTACACAGAAGGCGTTCACCAATATCCGCTGGCAACCTTTCTGCAAACGGTCATTATTTCACGCGACATGAGCTCCATGAGCCTCGATCCCGTATCGCTTGCCTTGATCTCGCAGAAGACGGTTAGTGCGGCGCAAATTTTCATCGGTGCTCTTCCGGTCCTGATTATTTATCCGTTTTTGCAAAAGTTTTTCGTTAAGGGCCTCGTTGTAGGCTCGGTTAAAGAGTAG
- a CDS encoding response regulator — translation MIELLLVDDEAYVTLSLEKTIPWEELGVSKVYRAESAAEALAIMEAGDIDILVTDIRMPGMDGLQLIEQAKKHWPDLRCILMTGYSDFQYAKKALQLQASDYILKPVDDKEFVRSLMNTIEELKVEWEQAEQYHQLVYNMKSEYGLLRRNLLHDLLLGRQLSDTTIDAKLAQYEIPLRLDAPSVILLIQYSNPYDESNRSSMELMEYAVGNIGEEVFAEHMNVWYGKAPHNCLIFVAQPNEEQQRLLEFSPDYKGQRRAMLEQAVDVFRRQISHFLRSEVSLIISDWFSFPSGMANAYRTGMSVYLSSAIHESGIAVYLESHQAEPETRVNLMEALYKPPTLIHLLESKQWDTALLKIDEVFGNLEQVKFSREHLYEVFLSITNAFMYTAHKQGQFIYEIDHAGFDMLLDHTVIHSLDKLRNWSTDMLERLRTELSSTEEYAKSSLVKQVQELVSASLGHDTSVKTIADKVFLHPVYLSKIYKAQTGESISDYITRMRMERAHYLLKQTNKKIYEITSELGYQNPQYFSKIFRKHYGMTPQEFRDQ, via the coding sequence ATGATTGAACTGCTGCTTGTAGATGATGAGGCCTATGTGACGCTGAGCTTAGAGAAGACCATTCCATGGGAAGAGCTTGGCGTCAGCAAAGTGTACCGGGCCGAGTCCGCTGCCGAGGCGCTTGCGATTATGGAGGCAGGCGACATTGATATTTTGGTCACGGACATTCGGATGCCGGGGATGGATGGTTTGCAACTGATCGAACAGGCGAAGAAGCACTGGCCGGATTTGCGCTGCATTTTAATGACCGGCTATTCCGATTTCCAATATGCGAAAAAAGCGCTCCAATTGCAGGCATCCGATTATATTTTGAAGCCGGTGGACGATAAGGAATTTGTGCGCAGCCTGATGAATACGATCGAGGAGCTGAAGGTGGAGTGGGAGCAGGCGGAGCAATACCATCAGCTCGTTTACAATATGAAGTCGGAATATGGACTGCTGCGGCGCAATTTGCTGCATGATCTGCTGCTAGGCCGCCAGCTGTCGGACACGACGATTGACGCCAAGCTGGCGCAATACGAAATTCCGCTGCGGCTTGATGCTCCTTCTGTCATTTTGCTGATTCAATACAGCAATCCTTATGATGAAAGCAACCGCAGCAGCATGGAACTCATGGAATATGCGGTCGGCAATATCGGCGAGGAAGTGTTCGCCGAGCATATGAACGTATGGTATGGCAAAGCGCCGCATAATTGCCTCATCTTCGTCGCGCAGCCAAATGAGGAGCAGCAGCGGCTGCTGGAGTTTTCGCCGGATTACAAAGGACAGCGGCGGGCGATGCTGGAGCAGGCAGTGGACGTCTTTAGGCGGCAAATCTCCCATTTTCTCCGTTCGGAAGTATCGCTCATTATTTCCGACTGGTTCTCCTTCCCGAGCGGCATGGCGAATGCGTACCGGACGGGGATGAGCGTCTATTTATCGAGCGCGATTCATGAATCGGGCATTGCCGTCTATTTGGAAAGCCATCAGGCGGAGCCGGAGACGCGAGTGAATCTGATGGAGGCTTTGTATAAGCCGCCTACCCTTATTCATTTGCTGGAGTCCAAGCAGTGGGACACGGCGCTGCTCAAAATCGATGAGGTGTTCGGCAATTTGGAGCAGGTGAAGTTTTCGCGGGAGCATCTGTATGAAGTGTTTCTCTCGATTACGAATGCTTTTATGTATACGGCCCATAAACAGGGACAATTTATTTATGAAATTGATCATGCGGGCTTCGACATGCTGCTCGACCACACCGTAATTCATTCGCTGGACAAGCTGCGAAATTGGTCGACGGATATGCTGGAGCGCTTGCGCACGGAGCTGTCCAGTACGGAGGAATATGCCAAGAGCAGCCTGGTCAAGCAGGTGCAGGAGCTGGTGTCTGCAAGCCTTGGCCATGATACGTCGGTGAAGACGATTGCGGACAAGGTGTTTTTGCATCCGGTCTATTTGTCCAAAATTTATAAAGCCCAGACTGGCGAGAGCATCAGTGACTATATTACCCGGATGCGAATGGAGCGGGCGCATTATTTGCTGAAGCAGACCAATAAGAAAATTTATGAAATTACTTCGGAGCTGGGCTATCAGAATCCGCAATATTTCAGCAAAATCTTCCGCAAGCATTATGGCATGACGCCGCAGGAGTTCCGCGACCAATAG
- the map gene encoding type I methionyl aminopeptidase codes for MIILKSPREIEEMKPASQIVVDCYREVSKLIEPGITTQEINDFVARHITKLGGKQFTKGYNGYPAETCISVNDVVAHGIPSNQVVMDGDLLKLDIVVEYGGWFGDSCWCYAVGNIRPEAQKLMKVTKECLELGIARAIPGGRLGDITSAIQQHAEASGFSVVRDLLAHGIGRSLHEEPSYEHIGVAGKGIRLKEGMVFTIEPMINEGTYRIKIDDDRWTARTADGKLSAQYEHTIAVTADGPLILTAQ; via the coding sequence ATGATCATACTAAAATCACCTAGGGAAATCGAAGAGATGAAGCCGGCGAGCCAAATCGTTGTGGACTGCTATCGCGAGGTGTCCAAACTGATCGAGCCTGGGATCACCACCCAAGAAATCAATGACTTTGTTGCCAGACACATCACCAAGCTGGGCGGCAAGCAGTTTACGAAAGGGTACAACGGTTACCCCGCCGAAACCTGCATTTCGGTCAACGATGTGGTCGCCCACGGCATTCCTTCGAATCAGGTGGTTATGGACGGCGACTTGCTGAAGCTCGACATCGTTGTGGAATACGGCGGATGGTTCGGCGATTCGTGCTGGTGCTATGCGGTGGGCAATATCCGGCCGGAGGCGCAAAAATTAATGAAGGTGACCAAGGAATGCTTGGAACTGGGGATCGCCAGGGCAATTCCCGGTGGCCGGCTTGGCGACATCACGTCGGCGATTCAACAGCATGCGGAAGCAAGCGGGTTTTCGGTCGTACGCGATCTGCTGGCGCACGGGATCGGGCGGAGCCTGCACGAGGAGCCAAGCTACGAGCATATCGGCGTAGCCGGCAAAGGCATTCGGCTAAAGGAAGGCATGGTGTTCACGATTGAACCGATGATCAACGAAGGTACGTACCGTATCAAGATTGACGACGATCGGTGGACGGCGAGAACGGCCGACGGCAAGCTGTCGGCGCAATATGAGCATACGATCGCAGTTACGGCGGACGGACCGCTCATTTTAACGGCCCAGTAA
- a CDS encoding helix-turn-helix domain-containing protein — translation MTPRTKEQNDEIRLRRLAQIRKAAADVFLNKGPLLEIRDVAAQAGLGYGTVYHYYSNKGDLLQDLLWDAFERAGDWLVAPLEATLEATIEASRASASGKAPAGGHFGLPAAEDTGNSASADSRSGSSETAAAAELGPVAAAGVRLLQLWAEDHALYLLFKMAGENFASLPEARSATLSAAFHREVLAPLAALLETGREPDGAAASGGNAAEPPYQLQRAEMLLAALVGCASISLRRGRLHEEAGDIARLLKL, via the coding sequence ATGACTCCACGCACGAAGGAACAAAACGATGAGATCCGGCTGCGCCGTCTGGCGCAAATCCGGAAAGCCGCGGCCGATGTGTTTTTGAATAAGGGCCCTTTACTGGAAATCCGCGATGTAGCCGCGCAAGCGGGACTCGGCTATGGAACGGTATACCATTATTACAGCAATAAGGGCGATTTGCTTCAAGATCTGCTATGGGATGCGTTCGAGCGGGCCGGGGATTGGCTGGTAGCCCCGCTAGAGGCAACACTAGAGGCAACGATAGAGGCCTCCCGCGCTTCGGCCTCGGGGAAGGCTCCAGCGGGCGGGCATTTCGGCTTGCCTGCTGCGGAGGACACCGGGAACTCGGCTTCCGCAGATTCCCGAAGCGGAAGCAGCGAAACAGCCGCGGCCGCAGAGCTTGGTCCCGTTGCCGCCGCAGGCGTACGGCTGCTGCAGCTATGGGCGGAGGACCACGCTCTTTACCTGTTGTTTAAGATGGCCGGAGAGAACTTTGCCTCGCTGCCAGAAGCGCGCTCGGCCACGCTCTCGGCCGCCTTTCATCGTGAGGTGCTGGCGCCGCTTGCCGCGCTGCTGGAAACCGGGCGTGAGCCGGACGGGGCTGCCGCTTCCGGCGGAAACGCGGCGGAGCCGCCGTATCAGCTACAGCGCGCGGAAATGCTGCTGGCCGCCTTGGTCGGCTGCGCCTCGATTTCGCTTCGCCGCGGAAGGCTGCACGAGGAGGCTGGCGATATCGCCCGGTTATTAAAATTATAG
- a CDS encoding ABC transporter permease subunit, with protein sequence MRQLKRHWPFHLMILPSLVFLILFSYLPMAGIVMAFQDFKPRLGITGSEWIGLDNFRYMFEREDSLEVIWNTLVIAVLKIIFNLAAPFTFALFLNEVRKELFKRYVQTMVYLPHFLSWVILGGILIDILSSDGGFVNRILGMVGIGPIFFLGEGNWFRFTVIISEVWKEFGYGTIVFLAALSNINPSLYEAAEVDGASRWKQTLHITMPSMVPMAIVVGTLALGNILNAGFDQIFNLYNPLVYDKGDIIDTFVYRTAIISGEMGFGTAVGLFKSIISMILIFVSYRMAYKWANYRIF encoded by the coding sequence ATGAGGCAGCTAAAGCGCCACTGGCCGTTCCATCTCATGATTTTGCCATCCCTAGTTTTTCTGATTTTGTTCAGCTATTTGCCAATGGCGGGCATTGTTATGGCCTTCCAGGACTTTAAGCCCCGGCTGGGCATTACAGGCTCGGAATGGATCGGTCTCGATAATTTTCGCTACATGTTTGAGCGGGAGGACAGCCTGGAGGTTATTTGGAACACGCTGGTCATTGCGGTTTTGAAAATCATTTTTAACCTCGCAGCTCCATTCACCTTTGCTCTTTTCTTAAATGAGGTGCGCAAAGAGCTTTTCAAGCGTTATGTGCAAACGATGGTTTATTTGCCCCACTTCCTGTCATGGGTCATTCTGGGCGGTATTTTGATCGACATATTGTCTAGCGATGGCGGTTTCGTAAACCGGATTCTGGGCATGGTCGGGATCGGGCCGATCTTCTTCCTTGGAGAAGGCAACTGGTTCCGCTTTACGGTAATTATATCCGAGGTGTGGAAGGAGTTCGGTTACGGAACGATCGTCTTTCTGGCAGCTCTCTCGAACATCAATCCTTCGCTGTACGAGGCGGCTGAAGTGGATGGCGCAAGCCGCTGGAAGCAGACGCTGCACATTACAATGCCTTCAATGGTGCCGATGGCGATTGTCGTGGGTACGCTGGCACTCGGCAACATTTTGAACGCGGGCTTTGACCAAATTTTCAACCTGTATAATCCGCTAGTCTACGATAAAGGCGACATTATTGATACGTTCGTTTATCGCACAGCGATTATAAGCGGGGAAATGGGCTTTGGAACAGCAGTCGGATTATTCAAATCCATTATCAGCATGATCTTGATTTTCGTCTCATACCGCATGGCCTATAAATGGGCAAACTATCGAATTTTCTAA